The Aquidulcibacter paucihalophilus genome has a window encoding:
- a CDS encoding aspartyl/asparaginyl beta-hydroxylase domain-containing protein has translation MANTEQGLRAALEAADRALAANPRDLASLIAKGDALEGLGDSRAAASFYSSALRTAGDGRGLAASVIADLRRARAAVEAQAQRFEAHLSTSLAGAGFSTSTASDRFALSLDLMAGRKRLYQQEPRFYLFPGLPQVQFQPRETLPWLGAIEAAAGEIRAELDALLAEPELFRPYVEPRADRPNRDAVGMMSNADWSALFLWKDGEEQPGIARRCPRTLAALAEVPLCRVPGRTPSILFSKLKAGARIPPHHGLINTRLICHLPLIAPPGSRFRVGNDTREWREGEAWAFDDTIEHEAANDSGQDRTILIFDVWKPEMSEEERALVSALFQAVDAYGAGGQAWGV, from the coding sequence ATGGCGAACACCGAACAGGGCCTCCGTGCCGCGCTCGAAGCGGCAGACCGCGCGCTGGCCGCGAATCCGCGCGATCTGGCGTCTCTTATCGCCAAGGGCGACGCCCTTGAGGGGCTTGGCGACAGCCGGGCCGCGGCCAGCTTCTACAGTTCGGCCCTGCGCACGGCGGGCGACGGCAGGGGTCTGGCGGCCAGTGTGATCGCGGACCTGCGCCGCGCCCGGGCCGCTGTCGAGGCACAGGCCCAACGGTTTGAGGCGCATCTGTCGACCAGCCTCGCCGGCGCGGGCTTCAGCACCTCCACCGCAAGCGATCGCTTCGCCCTGTCCCTCGATCTGATGGCCGGCCGCAAACGGCTGTACCAGCAGGAGCCGCGCTTCTACCTGTTTCCCGGCCTGCCCCAGGTCCAGTTCCAGCCTCGCGAGACCCTGCCGTGGCTGGGGGCGATCGAGGCGGCGGCGGGCGAGATTCGCGCCGAACTGGACGCGTTGCTGGCCGAGCCCGAACTGTTCCGCCCCTATGTCGAGCCGCGTGCGGACCGGCCCAACCGGGACGCCGTCGGCATGATGTCGAACGCCGACTGGAGCGCCCTGTTTCTGTGGAAGGACGGGGAGGAACAGCCCGGGATCGCCCGACGCTGCCCGCGCACCCTGGCGGCGCTGGCTGAGGTCCCGCTGTGCCGCGTGCCGGGCCGGACGCCGTCGATCCTGTTTTCGAAGCTGAAGGCCGGCGCGCGAATCCCGCCGCACCACGGCCTGATAAATACGCGCCTGATCTGCCATTTGCCGCTGATCGCGCCGCCCGGCAGCCGGTTCCGCGTCGGCAATGACACGCGCGAATGGCGCGAGGGCGAGGCCTGGGCGTTCGACGACACCATCGAGCATGAGGCCGCGAACGACAGCGGTCAGGACCGCACCATCCTGATCTTCGACGTCTGGAAGCCGGAGATGAGCGAGGAGGAGCGGGCGCTGGTCTCGGCGTTGTTCCAGGCGGTCGATGCCTACGGAGCCGGCGGTCAGGCCTGGGGGGTCTAG
- the purL gene encoding phosphoribosylformylglycinamidine synthase subunit PurL: protein MSAPQKTMAELAAEYGLAPNEYQVVLDRLGREPNNVELGVFSVMWSEHCSYKSSKIHLGKFPTKGPRVICGPGENAGVIDIDDGDACIFKMESHNHPSFIEPYQGAATGVGGIMRDVFTMGARPVALLNALRFGDPSHEKTKRLVKGVVSGIGGYGNCVGVPTVAGETNFHAGYNGNILVNAMCVGVAKADALFYSAAPAPGLSVVYFGSKTGRDGIHGATMASAEFDEDSDEKRPTVQVGDPFAEKLLIEATLELMASGAVAAIQDMGAAGLTSSSVEMAGKGAVGIELNMDAVPQREEGMTAYEMMLSESQERMLAVLKPGREEDGHRIFRKWGLDAAVIGVTTDTGRLVLKHHGETVCDVPLAPLFDDAPLYDRPWVQPTLQPRLAPADVPAPESWVDAVIKVVCCPDMASKRWIWEQYDRHVMADTLHDSATAADAGVVRVHGTDKGLAMTSDCTPRYVQADPYEGGKQAVAEAWRNLTAVGSRPIAITDNLNFGNPQRPEIMGQIVRAIDGMAEACRVLDFPVVSGNVSLYNETNGAAIPPTPTVGAVGLLTNYDVVVGFGGMVEGDVLVLIGETRGELGSSIYLREVLGREDGAPPPVDLALERRTGDFVREQIEAGALTCVHDLSDGGLIGAAADIALASDCGVELDASSDAHAHILLFGEDQARYLVAVADATEILTAAQAAGLRASVVGRANGRDFASGGPGGDLFRLPLDHLREMHESWMPTWIEGHA from the coding sequence ATGAGCGCTCCCCAAAAGACCATGGCCGAACTGGCCGCCGAATACGGCCTGGCTCCGAACGAGTATCAGGTCGTCCTGGACCGGCTGGGGCGCGAGCCCAACAACGTCGAACTCGGCGTGTTCTCGGTGATGTGGTCCGAGCACTGCTCGTACAAGTCGTCGAAAATTCACCTCGGCAAATTCCCGACCAAGGGTCCCCGCGTCATCTGCGGACCGGGCGAGAACGCCGGGGTCATCGACATCGACGATGGCGATGCGTGCATCTTCAAGATGGAGAGCCACAACCACCCGAGCTTCATCGAGCCCTATCAAGGTGCGGCGACGGGCGTGGGCGGCATCATGCGCGACGTCTTCACCATGGGCGCGCGGCCCGTGGCCCTGCTCAACGCCCTGCGCTTCGGCGATCCGTCTCACGAGAAGACGAAGCGGCTGGTCAAGGGCGTGGTCTCCGGCATCGGCGGCTATGGCAACTGCGTCGGCGTGCCGACGGTGGCCGGTGAGACCAATTTCCACGCCGGCTACAACGGCAACATCCTGGTCAACGCCATGTGCGTGGGCGTGGCCAAGGCCGATGCCCTTTTCTATTCGGCCGCCCCGGCGCCGGGCCTGTCGGTGGTCTATTTCGGATCCAAGACCGGCCGCGACGGCATCCACGGCGCGACCATGGCTTCCGCCGAGTTTGATGAGGATTCGGACGAGAAGCGCCCGACGGTGCAGGTCGGCGATCCCTTCGCCGAGAAACTGCTGATCGAGGCGACACTCGAACTGATGGCCTCGGGCGCGGTCGCCGCCATTCAGGACATGGGCGCCGCGGGCCTGACCTCATCCTCGGTCGAAATGGCCGGCAAGGGCGCAGTCGGCATCGAGCTGAACATGGACGCCGTGCCCCAGCGCGAAGAGGGGATGACGGCCTATGAAATGATGCTGTCGGAAAGCCAGGAGCGGATGCTGGCGGTGCTGAAGCCGGGCCGCGAGGAAGACGGCCACCGGATCTTCAGGAAGTGGGGACTGGACGCCGCCGTGATCGGCGTCACCACCGACACCGGTCGGCTGGTGCTGAAGCACCATGGCGAAACGGTCTGCGACGTGCCGCTGGCCCCGCTGTTCGACGACGCGCCCCTGTATGATCGTCCGTGGGTCCAGCCCACGCTCCAGCCCCGCCTCGCCCCGGCCGACGTCCCCGCGCCCGAGAGCTGGGTCGATGCGGTGATCAAGGTGGTCTGCTGCCCCGACATGGCGTCCAAGCGCTGGATCTGGGAGCAGTATGATCGCCACGTCATGGCCGACACCCTGCACGACTCGGCCACCGCCGCCGACGCGGGCGTGGTGCGGGTGCACGGTACGGACAAGGGTCTGGCCATGACCTCGGACTGCACGCCCCGCTATGTCCAGGCCGACCCCTATGAGGGCGGCAAACAGGCCGTGGCAGAGGCCTGGCGCAACCTGACCGCCGTCGGCAGCCGGCCCATCGCCATCACCGACAACCTCAATTTCGGCAATCCGCAGCGGCCCGAGATCATGGGCCAGATCGTCCGCGCCATCGACGGCATGGCCGAGGCCTGCCGCGTGCTGGACTTCCCGGTCGTGAGCGGCAACGTCAGCCTCTATAACGAGACCAACGGCGCGGCCATTCCGCCGACCCCCACGGTCGGGGCTGTCGGCCTGCTGACCAACTACGATGTGGTGGTCGGCTTCGGCGGCATGGTCGAGGGCGATGTCCTTGTGCTGATCGGCGAGACCAGGGGCGAGCTCGGCTCCTCCATCTACCTGCGCGAAGTGCTGGGCCGCGAGGACGGTGCCCCGCCGCCGGTCGACCTCGCACTGGAGCGCCGGACCGGCGACTTCGTCCGCGAGCAGATCGAGGCCGGAGCCCTGACCTGTGTGCACGACCTGTCGGACGGCGGGCTGATCGGGGCGGCGGCGGACATCGCCCTTGCTTCCGACTGTGGTGTCGAACTGGATGCCAGCTCGGACGCCCACGCCCATATCCTGCTCTTCGGCGAGGACCAGGCGCGCTATCTCGTCGCCGTGGCCGATGCGACGGAGATCCTCACCGCCGCCCAGGCCGCCGGCCTGCGCGCCTCGGTGGTCGGCCGCGCCAACGGGCGGGATTTCGCCTCGGGCGGACCCGGCGGCGACCTCTTCCGCCTGCCGCTGGATCACCTGCGCGAGATGCATGAGAGCTGGATGCCGACCTGGATTGAAGGACACGCCTGA
- the tkt gene encoding transketolase, with protein sequence MADAIRVLSMDGVEKAKSGHPGMPMGMADVATVLFSKFLKFDASRPDWADRDRFILSAGHGSMLIYSLLHLTGYKAATRDELSNFRQWGSKTAGHPEFGHMPGVETTTGPLGQGLANSVGFAMAERHLAAKYGKDLVDHRTWVIAGDGCLMEGVSQEAIALAGRYKLNKLTVLWDDNAITIDGAVSLSDATDQKARFKAAGWAVKAIDGHDMKAIKSALQWATRQDKPTLIACRTKIGRGAATMEGSHKTHGAALGAAEIAATRLGLSWTHEPFELPEAIEKAWKKVGRRGAKERKAWEARLNASSQAADFTRAMKGDLPAGAFDALNAKIAELVETKPAQATRQSSGAALDELFAAIPELVGGSADLTGSNNTFVKGTPIFDAPSYEGRYVNWGIREFGMAAAMNGMALHGGIIPYGGTFMVFSDYSRPAIRLGALMGVRAIHVLTHDSIGLGEDGPTHQPVEHLAALRAIPNLLVFRPADTVEAMECWQAALEHKTAPSAMALSRQKTPAVRTVASDGNLSARGAYEIRAAKGTAKVTLFGTGTELALALAAADVLEAEGTPTRVVSVPCFELFFEQTAKYQASVIGRGTVRVAVEAAIQQGWERFIGEDGAFVGMTGFGASAPAEVLYEKFGITTDAVVAAAKARLKG encoded by the coding sequence ATGGCCGACGCCATCCGGGTGCTGTCCATGGACGGGGTCGAGAAGGCGAAGAGCGGCCACCCCGGCATGCCGATGGGCATGGCCGATGTGGCCACGGTGCTGTTCTCGAAATTCCTGAAGTTCGACGCCAGCCGCCCCGACTGGGCGGACCGGGATCGTTTCATCCTGTCGGCCGGCCACGGCTCGATGCTGATCTACAGCCTGCTGCACCTGACCGGCTACAAGGCCGCGACCAGGGACGAGCTGTCGAACTTCCGCCAGTGGGGCTCGAAGACCGCGGGTCACCCCGAGTTCGGCCATATGCCGGGCGTGGAGACGACCACCGGTCCGCTGGGCCAGGGCCTCGCCAACAGCGTCGGCTTCGCCATGGCCGAGCGCCATCTGGCCGCCAAATACGGCAAGGACCTGGTCGACCACCGCACCTGGGTGATCGCCGGCGACGGCTGTCTGATGGAGGGCGTGTCGCAGGAGGCGATCGCCCTGGCCGGCCGTTACAAGCTGAACAAGCTGACCGTGCTGTGGGACGACAACGCCATCACCATCGACGGGGCCGTTTCCCTGTCGGACGCCACCGACCAGAAGGCACGCTTCAAGGCCGCCGGCTGGGCCGTCAAGGCCATCGACGGCCACGACATGAAGGCCATCAAGTCAGCCCTGCAGTGGGCGACGCGCCAGGACAAGCCGACCCTCATCGCCTGCAGGACGAAGATCGGCCGCGGCGCCGCCACCATGGAAGGCAGCCACAAGACCCACGGTGCCGCGCTGGGCGCGGCCGAGATCGCGGCCACGCGCCTCGGTCTGTCGTGGACCCACGAGCCGTTCGAACTGCCTGAGGCGATCGAAAAGGCCTGGAAGAAGGTCGGACGCCGCGGCGCGAAGGAGCGCAAGGCCTGGGAAGCCCGGCTGAACGCCTCGTCGCAGGCGGCCGACTTCACGCGGGCCATGAAGGGCGACCTGCCGGCGGGTGCCTTCGACGCCCTGAATGCGAAGATCGCCGAACTGGTCGAGACGAAGCCGGCCCAGGCCACGCGCCAGTCGTCGGGCGCGGCGCTGGACGAACTGTTCGCCGCCATCCCCGAACTGGTCGGCGGCTCGGCCGACCTGACCGGCTCGAACAACACCTTCGTCAAGGGCACGCCGATCTTCGACGCGCCGTCCTATGAAGGCCGCTACGTCAACTGGGGCATCCGCGAGTTCGGTATGGCCGCGGCCATGAACGGTATGGCGCTGCACGGCGGGATCATCCCCTACGGCGGCACCTTCATGGTGTTCTCGGACTACAGCCGCCCGGCGATCCGCCTCGGTGCCCTGATGGGCGTGCGGGCGATCCACGTCCTGACCCATGACAGCATCGGCCTCGGCGAGGACGGCCCGACGCACCAGCCGGTCGAGCATCTGGCCGCCCTGCGCGCCATTCCGAACCTGCTCGTCTTCCGCCCGGCCGATACGGTCGAGGCCATGGAGTGCTGGCAGGCGGCGCTGGAGCACAAGACCGCACCCTCGGCCATGGCCCTGTCGCGTCAAAAGACCCCGGCCGTGCGCACCGTCGCTTCGGACGGAAATCTGTCGGCCAGGGGGGCCTATGAAATCCGGGCCGCCAAGGGCACGGCGAAAGTCACCCTGTTCGGCACGGGCACGGAACTGGCGCTCGCGCTCGCCGCCGCCGATGTGCTGGAGGCCGAAGGCACGCCGACCCGCGTCGTCTCGGTTCCCTGTTTCGAGCTCTTCTTTGAGCAGACCGCCAAATACCAGGCCTCGGTCATCGGCCGCGGCACGGTCCGCGTCGCCGTCGAGGCCGCCATCCAGCAGGGCTGGGAACGGTTCATCGGCGAGGACGGTGCCTTCGTCGGCATGACCGGTTTCGGTGCCAGCGCTCCGGCCGAAGTTCTGTACGAGAAGTTCGGGATCACCACGGACGCGGTGGTCGCGGCGGCGAAGGCACGGCTCAAGGGCTGA
- the zapA gene encoding cell division protein ZapA, which translates to MATVTVEINGRPYAVGCADGQEERVRILAKQFDGHVRQVAGEVGHVGDIRLFLMAGLMLADELHEVRLGNPGASAVAAAASASTDGVAEALNAVAARLEKIAQGL; encoded by the coding sequence ATGGCGACGGTGACCGTCGAGATCAACGGCCGCCCCTATGCCGTCGGTTGCGCCGACGGCCAGGAAGAGCGCGTCCGCATCCTCGCCAAACAGTTTGACGGCCATGTGCGTCAGGTGGCGGGCGAGGTCGGCCATGTCGGCGACATCCGCCTGTTCCTCATGGCGGGGCTGATGCTGGCCGACGAACTGCATGAGGTCCGGCTGGGCAATCCCGGTGCCTCCGCCGTGGCCGCCGCGGCCTCTGCCTCGACCGACGGCGTGGCCGAGGCGCTGAACGCCGTCGCGGCCCGGCTGGAGAAGATCGCCCAGGGTCTGTGA
- a CDS encoding alkaline phosphatase D family protein, translating into MRSLDSVSRRGLMLALGAGGVVLGSGRKALADPVFAEYPFQLGIAAGDPTPDGFVIWTRLAPRPLEIGHGMPSAPVPVKWEVATDRGFSNVAQRGEAIAQPELGHAVHVEVAGLEPGRDYFYRFTAGTERTPSGRAKTAPAVGASVAQARFGVLGCQAYEQGFYTAHRKIAGEDLDFVYCYGDYIYEGRGNRTYTGSGGTIENPRQHLGGEVYSLDDYRRRYAQYKLDTDLQASHAAAAWFVTWDDHEIANNWVSDIDDGVPPEVFMLRRQAAAQAFYEHMPLRRSAFPRGAEMQLYRHAAWGDLLDLNFLDTRSNRSDQPCDDAWATTCAAVSARDAQVLGQAQEAWLYRNLDQSQAHWKVLAQQIMVMDLDRKEGPEPGYNLDSWAGYAIPRQRLLDRLRERRIGNTIVLTGDEHQNYAGELYRDSRNPEGAPIASEFVGTSISSSGDGQDQRADGRRYLADNPFLKFNNAQRGYVVCDVTPERWQTEFKVLDKVSERGGTLTTRAKFAVASGDARVVAA; encoded by the coding sequence ATGCGTTCGCTCGATTCTGTTTCCCGCCGAGGCCTCATGCTGGCGCTGGGTGCCGGCGGGGTCGTGCTGGGGTCCGGCCGCAAGGCCCTGGCCGATCCGGTCTTCGCCGAATACCCGTTCCAGCTGGGCATCGCCGCCGGCGATCCGACCCCTGACGGCTTCGTCATCTGGACGCGTCTGGCCCCCCGCCCGCTCGAGATCGGCCACGGCATGCCCTCGGCTCCGGTGCCGGTAAAATGGGAAGTCGCAACCGATCGCGGCTTTTCCAACGTGGCGCAGAGGGGCGAGGCGATCGCGCAACCCGAACTCGGCCACGCGGTCCACGTCGAGGTCGCGGGGCTGGAGCCCGGCCGCGACTATTTCTACCGCTTCACGGCCGGCACCGAACGCACCCCCTCGGGGCGGGCGAAAACGGCCCCGGCTGTCGGTGCGTCGGTGGCGCAGGCCCGGTTCGGCGTGCTGGGCTGCCAAGCCTATGAGCAGGGCTTCTACACCGCCCACCGCAAGATCGCGGGCGAGGACCTGGACTTCGTCTACTGCTACGGCGACTACATCTACGAGGGTCGCGGCAACCGGACCTACACCGGCTCGGGCGGGACCATCGAAAACCCGCGCCAGCATCTGGGCGGCGAGGTCTACAGCCTCGACGACTACCGGCGGCGCTACGCCCAGTACAAGCTGGACACCGACCTGCAGGCCAGCCACGCCGCGGCCGCGTGGTTCGTCACCTGGGACGACCACGAGATCGCGAACAACTGGGTCTCCGACATCGACGACGGCGTGCCGCCCGAGGTCTTCATGCTGCGCCGGCAGGCGGCGGCCCAGGCCTTCTATGAGCATATGCCGCTGCGCCGGTCGGCCTTCCCGCGCGGGGCGGAGATGCAGCTGTATCGTCACGCCGCATGGGGCGACTTGCTGGACCTCAACTTCCTCGACACCCGGTCGAACCGTTCGGACCAGCCCTGCGACGACGCATGGGCCACGACCTGCGCCGCCGTGTCGGCCCGCGATGCCCAGGTGCTCGGTCAGGCCCAGGAGGCCTGGCTGTACCGCAACCTCGACCAGTCGCAGGCGCACTGGAAGGTGCTGGCCCAGCAGATCATGGTGATGGATCTGGACCGCAAGGAGGGCCCGGAGCCCGGCTACAATCTCGACAGCTGGGCGGGCTATGCGATCCCGCGGCAACGGCTGCTCGACCGGCTGCGGGAACGCCGGATCGGCAACACCATCGTCCTGACCGGCGACGAGCATCAGAACTATGCGGGTGAGCTCTACCGCGACAGCCGCAACCCGGAAGGCGCGCCGATCGCCTCGGAATTCGTGGGCACCTCGATCAGCTCATCGGGCGACGGTCAGGATCAGCGGGCGGACGGGCGGCGCTATCTGGCCGACAATCCGTTCCTGAAGTTCAACAACGCCCAGCGCGGCTATGTCGTCTGCGACGTGACGCCAGAGCGCTGGCAGACCGAGTTCAAGGTGCTGGACAAGGTGTCGGAACGGGGCGGCACGCTGACCACGCGCGCGAAATTCGCTGTTGCCAGCGGGGACGCGCGGGTGGTCGCGGCCTGA
- a CDS encoding VOC family protein has translation MMAHIAAFSLLVRDYDEAIAFYVGKLGFELSEDADRGGGKRWVRVTPRGGQTSLLLARAVTDEQRAAVGNQSGGRVWLFLETEDFDRDHAAFLTAGVHFRETPRREEYGVVAVFEDLYGNAWDLIEPAGETR, from the coding sequence CTGATGGCCCACATCGCCGCCTTCAGCCTGCTGGTCCGCGACTATGACGAGGCCATCGCCTTCTATGTCGGCAAGCTGGGGTTTGAACTGAGCGAAGACGCCGATCGGGGCGGGGGCAAGCGATGGGTCCGGGTCACGCCGCGCGGCGGCCAGACCTCCCTGCTGCTCGCGCGCGCCGTAACGGACGAACAGCGGGCCGCGGTCGGCAACCAGTCCGGCGGGCGCGTCTGGCTGTTCCTCGAGACCGAGGATTTCGACCGGGACCATGCGGCCTTCCTCACGGCAGGCGTCCACTTCCGCGAAACGCCCCGGCGCGAGGAGTACGGCGTGGTCGCCGTCTTCGAGGATCTGTACGGCAACGCCTGGGATCTGATCGAACCGGCCGGGGAGACGAGATGA
- a CDS encoding DUF305 domain-containing protein, with translation MRLAPIALTALALTLSACDGGGDPVQQALRDASAENHAATVQEGVVSAPAHAVSHGATPGDQAFAASEAAMHADMAKASGETVDEAYIAKMIEHHRGAVAMADVALAQSRDPEILRMARLVKDAQTREIAEMRAWRPSPAETR, from the coding sequence ATGCGCCTTGCCCCGATCGCCCTGACCGCCCTCGCCCTGACCCTGTCGGCCTGTGACGGCGGCGGAGATCCCGTCCAGCAGGCCCTGCGCGACGCCTCGGCCGAGAACCACGCCGCGACGGTGCAGGAGGGCGTTGTTTCCGCCCCGGCGCACGCGGTCAGCCATGGCGCGACGCCGGGCGACCAGGCCTTTGCCGCCTCCGAAGCCGCCATGCACGCCGACATGGCGAAGGCCTCGGGCGAGACCGTGGACGAGGCCTATATCGCCAAGATGATCGAACACCACCGCGGCGCCGTGGCCATGGCGGATGTTGCGCTGGCGCAGTCGCGCGACCCGGAAATCCTGCGCATGGCCCGGCTGGTCAAGGACGCGCAGACGCGGGAGATCGCCGAGATGCGGGCCTGGAGGCCTTCGCCCGCCGAGACCCGGTGA
- a CDS encoding sugar O-acetyltransferase translates to MSERQKMISGLPYDPGDPELQADQTAAKQWMARYNAAMAASPAERRDLLRQRMGEVGEGAIVRPPFHCDYGYNIRLSRGVFMNFNCVVLDVCEVEIGDQTQIGPGVQILTADHPRDPVQRAQGIEFGRSITIGRNVWIGGGAIILPGVTIGDDAIIGAGSVVTRDVPQGATAVGNPARLKT, encoded by the coding sequence ATGAGCGAACGCCAGAAGATGATCTCGGGCCTGCCCTATGATCCGGGCGATCCCGAGCTTCAGGCCGACCAGACCGCCGCCAAACAATGGATGGCCCGCTACAACGCTGCCATGGCGGCCAGCCCGGCCGAGCGCCGCGACCTGCTGCGCCAGCGTATGGGCGAGGTCGGCGAAGGCGCGATCGTCCGGCCGCCGTTCCACTGTGACTACGGCTACAACATCCGGCTCAGCCGCGGCGTGTTCATGAATTTCAACTGCGTCGTGCTGGACGTGTGCGAGGTCGAGATCGGCGACCAGACCCAGATTGGTCCGGGGGTACAGATCCTCACCGCCGACCATCCTCGCGATCCGGTCCAGCGGGCTCAAGGGATCGAGTTCGGCCGGTCCATCACGATCGGAAGGAACGTCTGGATCGGTGGCGGTGCCATCATCCTGCCCGGCGTCACCATCGGCGATGACGCCATCATCGGTGCCGGATCGGTGGTCACGCGGGATGTGCCCCAGGGCGCGACCGCCGTGGGCAACCCGGCTCGCCTGAAGACCTAG
- a CDS encoding TIGR00282 family metallophosphoesterase — MRLAFFGDVVGKSGRDGLSDHLPGLKRDLKLDFVVVNAENAAGGFGITENTARELFMAGADCLTLGNHSWDQREALTYIVREPRLIRPANYPRLMDAPGAGANLFETQSGKTVLVMNVLGRIHMDPMDCPFSAVEKELAACPMGMAADAIIVDMHCEATSEKMAMGHFCDGRASLVVGTHTHVPTADCQILPGGTAYQTDAGGCCDYDSVIGNEKEEPLRRFTTRLSGGRYTPAHGPATICGVYVETDDKTGLATRVEPIRVGGRLSQAIPVPA; from the coding sequence ATGAGACTGGCTTTTTTCGGTGATGTCGTCGGCAAGTCCGGACGGGACGGGCTGAGCGATCACCTGCCCGGCCTGAAGCGCGACCTGAAACTCGATTTCGTGGTGGTCAATGCAGAGAACGCCGCGGGCGGTTTCGGCATCACCGAGAACACGGCGCGCGAGCTGTTCATGGCCGGTGCCGACTGCCTGACGCTGGGCAATCACAGCTGGGACCAGCGCGAGGCCCTGACCTATATCGTGCGCGAGCCGCGCCTGATCCGCCCGGCCAACTATCCGCGCCTGATGGACGCCCCCGGGGCGGGCGCCAATCTGTTCGAGACCCAGAGCGGCAAGACCGTGCTGGTCATGAATGTGCTGGGCCGCATCCACATGGATCCGATGGACTGCCCGTTCAGCGCGGTCGAGAAAGAGCTGGCCGCCTGTCCGATGGGCATGGCCGCCGACGCCATCATCGTCGACATGCATTGCGAGGCGACCTCCGAGAAGATGGCCATGGGCCATTTCTGCGACGGCCGCGCCTCGCTGGTGGTCGGCACCCACACCCATGTCCCGACCGCCGACTGCCAGATCCTGCCTGGCGGCACGGCCTACCAGACCGACGCCGGCGGCTGCTGCGACTACGACAGCGTCATCGGTAATGAGAAGGAAGAGCCCCTGCGGCGGTTCACGACCCGGCTGTCGGGCGGGCGCTACACCCCCGCGCACGGCCCGGCGACCATCTGCGGCGTCTATGTCGAGACCGACGACAAGACCGGTCTGGCCACGCGGGTCGAACCGATCCGGGTCGGCGGACGGTTGAGCCAGGCGATTCCTGTACCGGCTTGA
- a CDS encoding BlaI/MecI/CopY family transcriptional regulator — protein MLAALWRRGPLSFASLIEEVRAGQPWADATIKTLLHRLMQKGAVRSQKDDGRLRYHAVIDRQAYVEGEVQDLLDRLFDGKPDRLVALLADRLDL, from the coding sequence GTGCTCGCCGCGCTCTGGAGGCGCGGCCCCCTGTCTTTCGCCTCCCTGATCGAGGAGGTGAGGGCCGGCCAGCCCTGGGCGGACGCGACCATCAAGACCCTTCTGCATCGCCTGATGCAGAAGGGGGCGGTCCGTTCGCAGAAGGACGACGGCCGCCTGCGCTATCACGCCGTCATCGACCGCCAGGCCTATGTCGAGGGCGAGGTGCAGGACCTGCTGGACCGGCTGTTCGACGGCAAGCCTGATCGACTGGTCGCCTTGCTGGCGGACCGGCTCGACCTCTGA
- a CDS encoding 5-formyltetrahydrofolate cyclo-ligase: protein MTDKHQLRAAMRAARKRLAGLDAGAAGRAAEQAGALPPGRVVAVYRAIGSELDVEALSHALIQAGRELCLPVVIERDAPMIFRRWSPGEPLELDEAGVPAPFPLAEVVEPDLILTPLLAFDARGGRLGQGGGYYDRTFAARPDVTRIGFAYAGQQVDDLPVESHDIRLHGVLTETGYRPFA from the coding sequence ATGACTGACAAACATCAGCTCCGCGCCGCCATGCGGGCCGCCCGCAAGCGTCTGGCCGGGCTGGATGCGGGTGCGGCCGGCCGCGCAGCGGAACAGGCCGGGGCCCTGCCGCCCGGACGGGTCGTCGCCGTCTATCGCGCCATCGGATCCGAACTGGACGTCGAGGCCCTGTCGCACGCCCTGATCCAGGCCGGCCGCGAACTCTGCCTGCCGGTGGTGATCGAGCGGGACGCCCCGATGATCTTCCGTCGATGGTCTCCGGGCGAGCCGCTGGAACTGGACGAAGCCGGCGTACCCGCGCCGTTTCCGCTCGCCGAGGTGGTTGAGCCCGATCTGATCCTGACGCCGCTGCTGGCCTTCGATGCCCGGGGCGGTCGGCTGGGGCAGGGCGGGGGCTATTACGACCGGACCTTCGCCGCGCGGCCTGATGTCACCCGGATCGGCTTCGCCTATGCCGGCCAGCAGGTCGACGACCTGCCCGTCGAATCCCACGACATCCGTCTGCATGGCGTTCTGACCGAGACCGGCTATAGACCCTTCGCATGA